Proteins encoded within one genomic window of Prauserella marina:
- a CDS encoding FAD binding domain-containing protein produces the protein MDFLRPTTLDEAVAFKARRPDAVPIAGGTDVMVELNFDQRRPSALLDLTGVPELATPDRPSISDGWLSLGACVPYSKVITEFGAVLPGLAMAARTVGSPQIRNRGTVGGNLGAASPAGDCHPVLLAREAEVELVSERGTRRIPAERFYTGVKRNALDEDELIAGVRFPAVTRCAEQFAKVGTRNAMVIAVCSFAIVLRDGRVGAAIGSAAPVPRRAAEAERFLAAELPWEEGTALPGSLTRRFGELVASAAEPIDDVRGSAGYRTHALAVLARRTLTWAWDDYRSGERACA, from the coding sequence GTGGATTTCCTCCGACCTACCACTCTCGACGAGGCCGTCGCCTTCAAGGCGCGGCGGCCGGATGCCGTGCCCATCGCGGGTGGCACCGACGTCATGGTCGAACTGAATTTCGACCAGCGGAGGCCGTCGGCTCTGCTCGACCTCACCGGTGTCCCCGAGCTGGCCACACCGGACCGTCCGTCCATTTCGGATGGTTGGCTTTCGCTGGGAGCCTGCGTGCCCTACAGCAAGGTCATCACCGAGTTCGGCGCCGTCCTGCCGGGACTGGCGATGGCGGCGCGCACCGTCGGTTCCCCGCAGATCCGCAACAGGGGGACCGTGGGCGGCAATCTCGGAGCGGCCTCTCCCGCCGGTGACTGCCATCCCGTACTGCTCGCGAGGGAAGCCGAGGTCGAACTCGTCTCCGAGCGGGGAACCCGGCGGATTCCCGCCGAACGGTTCTACACCGGGGTGAAACGCAACGCGCTCGACGAGGACGAGCTGATCGCGGGCGTGCGGTTTCCCGCCGTGACCCGATGTGCCGAGCAGTTCGCGAAGGTCGGTACCCGCAACGCCATGGTGATCGCGGTGTGCTCGTTCGCGATCGTGCTGCGAGACGGCAGGGTCGGTGCCGCCATCGGTTCGGCGGCCCCGGTTCCCCGCAGGGCCGCCGAGGCCGAGCGGTTCCTCGCGGCCGAACTGCCATGGGAGGAAGGCACGGCGCTGCCCGGCTCGCTGACGCGGCGCTTCGGCGAGCTCGTGGCCTCGGCTGCCGAACCCATCGACGATGTGCGCGGCAGCGCGGGATACCGCACGCACGCGCTCGCCGTGCTGGCGCGGCGGACCTTGACCTGGGCGTGGGACGACTACCGAAGTGGGGAGCGAGCATGCGCGTGA
- a CDS encoding (2Fe-2S)-binding protein — MRVTLRINGERRQADDVWEGESLLYVLRERLGLPGSKNACEQGECGSCTVYLDEVPVCSCLVAAGQAEGRDVRTVEGLAEGDRLHPVQESFVESGAVQCGFCTPGLVVAAHDLLGRIPDPSDEEIREALAGNLCRCTGYEKILDAVRTAARR; from the coding sequence ATGCGCGTGACCTTGCGGATCAACGGTGAACGCAGGCAGGCCGACGACGTGTGGGAAGGCGAGAGCCTGCTGTACGTGCTGAGGGAACGGCTTGGCCTTCCCGGTTCGAAGAATGCCTGCGAACAGGGCGAATGCGGATCGTGCACGGTGTATCTCGACGAGGTTCCGGTGTGTTCCTGTCTCGTCGCGGCCGGTCAGGCCGAGGGCCGCGACGTGCGCACGGTCGAAGGACTCGCCGAAGGCGACCGGCTCCATCCCGTTCAGGAGTCCTTTGTGGAGTCCGGGGCGGTGCAGTGCGGCTTCTGCACGCCGGGACTCGTCGTCGCGGCACACGATCTGCTCGGCCGGATTCCCGACCCCAGCGACGAGGAGATCCGCGAAGCGCTCGCCGGAAACCTCTGCCGGTGCACGGGCTACGAGAAGATCCTCGACGCGGTACGGACGGCGGCGCGCCGATGA
- a CDS encoding 8-oxoguanine deaminase, protein MIVIENAAIATVDAEGTEYRSGHVVVDGDRIAAVGEGPAPSFDGEHTRVDGTDCLVTPGLINTHHHLYQWATRGLAADSTLFQWLVELYPVWARLDADSTHAAATAGLARLALTGCTTVADHHYVFPHAGGDQIAALVAAVERIGVRGHLVRGSMDRGESEGGLPPDSVVEDTESALLGTERAIEAHHDASEAAMLRIAVGPCSPFTVTEHLMKEAAELARRKGVRLHTHLAETRDEHEQCLAETGRTPAEYAESLGWLGGDVWLAHTVHLAEDAVAMLGTTGTGSAHCPTSNGRLGTGIAPAADLLAAGAPVGLGVDGAASNESGGLGEELHQALLQARQRGGPKALTVRQALWMGTMGGARCLGRDGELGSIERGKLADLAVWRLSGLRYAGIEDPVAALVLGAVPDVKLLLAGGKTVVAEGELRTADENTIAVELSAASGRLR, encoded by the coding sequence ATGATCGTCATCGAGAACGCGGCCATCGCGACGGTGGACGCCGAGGGCACCGAGTACCGCTCGGGGCACGTCGTCGTGGACGGCGACCGCATCGCCGCGGTCGGTGAGGGCCCCGCGCCTTCCTTCGACGGCGAGCACACGCGCGTCGACGGCACGGACTGCCTCGTCACGCCGGGGCTGATCAACACTCACCACCACCTTTACCAGTGGGCCACGCGGGGGCTCGCCGCCGATTCGACGCTCTTTCAGTGGCTTGTCGAGCTGTACCCGGTGTGGGCGAGACTGGACGCCGACAGCACGCATGCCGCTGCCACGGCCGGTCTGGCGAGGCTCGCGCTCACCGGCTGTACGACGGTCGCCGACCACCACTACGTGTTCCCGCATGCGGGCGGTGACCAGATCGCGGCGCTGGTCGCGGCGGTCGAGCGGATCGGGGTGCGCGGTCACCTCGTGCGGGGCTCCATGGACCGCGGCGAGTCCGAAGGCGGACTGCCCCCGGACAGCGTCGTCGAGGACACCGAGAGCGCGTTGCTGGGCACGGAGCGGGCCATCGAGGCGCACCACGACGCCTCCGAAGCCGCGATGCTGCGGATCGCGGTCGGCCCCTGCTCGCCGTTCACCGTCACCGAGCACCTGATGAAGGAAGCCGCGGAACTGGCACGCCGCAAGGGAGTCCGGCTGCACACGCACCTCGCCGAGACCCGTGACGAGCACGAGCAGTGCCTCGCCGAAACGGGCCGTACACCGGCCGAGTACGCCGAATCCCTCGGCTGGCTCGGCGGGGACGTGTGGCTCGCGCACACCGTGCACCTCGCCGAGGACGCCGTCGCGATGCTGGGAACCACCGGTACCGGCTCGGCGCACTGTCCCACGTCCAACGGCAGGCTCGGCACCGGCATCGCGCCCGCCGCCGATCTGCTCGCGGCTGGCGCGCCGGTCGGGCTGGGTGTCGACGGCGCCGCCTCCAACGAATCCGGCGGACTCGGCGAGGAACTGCACCAGGCGCTGTTGCAGGCCCGGCAACGCGGCGGGCCCAAGGCGCTGACCGTGAGGCAGGCACTCTGGATGGGCACGATGGGCGGGGCGCGCTGCCTGGGAAGGGACGGCGAACTGGGCTCGATCGAGCGGGGCAAACTCGCCGATCTCGCGGTGTGGCGGCTTTCCGGGCTTCGCTACGCCGGGATCGAGGACCCGGTGGCAGCCCTCGTGCTCGGTGCGGTCCCCGACGTGAAGCTGCTCCTCGCCGGTGGAAAAACCGTGGTGGCCGAGGGAGAACTGCGCACGGCCGACGAGAACACCATCGCGGTCGAGCTGAGCGCGGCGAGCGGGAGGTTGCGGTGA
- the pucD gene encoding xanthine dehydrogenase subunit D, with product MKVKGEFAYASDLWHEDMLWGATLRSPHPHARVTGIHIAEALAVPGVYAVLTHADVPGVNRYGLEHPDQPVLAEAVVRYQGEPVALVAADHPETARRALARVTVDYEVLEPVTDAEAAVAGTAAALHPGGNVVRHVPVLAGDQYAEAEVVVSGTYEVGMQDQAFLGPESGLAVPAEDGGVDLYVATQWLHVDQRQIVAALGLPEDKVRLTLGGVGGAFGGREDLSIQVHACLLALHTGKPVKMVYNREESFFGHVHRHPARMYYEHGARRDGTLVYVRAKIYLDGGAYASSTPAVVANAATLGVGPYEVPNVRVECWGAYTNNPPCGAMRGFGAVQAAFGYESQMDRLAEACGLDPVEIRLRNAMREGSTMPTGQIVDSAAPVATLLRGVADLPLPSSPGGLDLRRLPGGVSNTTHGEGVVRGVGYAVGIKNICFSEGFDDYSTARVRLRLVGGEPAATVYTAACEVGQGLITVLQQIVRTELGIERVTVEPADTSTGNAGSTSASRQTYVTGGAVRAAALAVRSALFADVASRSGTQRSELSLSGGKILSTMDGVVGELADVLGDRDYDETVEWRHRPTETLDPETGRGNAHVQYGFAAHRAVVDVDVELGLVKVVALDCAQDVGRAMNPQAVAGQIHGGSAQGLGLALMEEIQIEGGVIRNPSFTDYLIPTVLDMPPMNVEVLELADPHAPYGLRGVGEPPTISSTPAIVAAIRQATGKALTRVPVRPEHIAGI from the coding sequence ATGAAGGTGAAGGGCGAGTTCGCCTACGCCTCCGACCTCTGGCACGAGGACATGCTGTGGGGAGCGACGCTGCGCAGCCCGCACCCGCACGCCCGCGTCACCGGCATCCACATCGCCGAGGCACTCGCGGTGCCGGGGGTGTACGCCGTGCTGACCCATGCCGACGTACCCGGGGTCAACAGGTACGGGCTCGAACACCCCGACCAGCCCGTGCTCGCCGAGGCCGTCGTGCGGTACCAGGGTGAGCCGGTGGCGCTGGTCGCGGCCGATCACCCCGAGACGGCAAGGAGGGCACTGGCCCGCGTCACCGTCGACTACGAGGTGCTGGAGCCGGTGACCGACGCCGAGGCGGCGGTGGCGGGTACGGCGGCGGCACTGCATCCCGGCGGCAACGTCGTGCGGCACGTTCCCGTGCTCGCGGGCGACCAGTACGCCGAGGCCGAGGTCGTGGTCAGCGGCACCTACGAGGTCGGCATGCAGGATCAGGCTTTTCTCGGTCCCGAATCCGGTCTCGCCGTGCCAGCCGAGGACGGCGGCGTCGACCTCTACGTGGCGACCCAGTGGCTGCACGTCGACCAGCGGCAGATCGTCGCCGCGCTCGGCCTGCCAGAGGACAAGGTGCGGTTGACGCTCGGCGGGGTCGGCGGCGCCTTCGGCGGGAGAGAAGACCTTTCCATCCAGGTGCACGCCTGCCTGCTCGCCCTGCACACCGGAAAACCGGTGAAGATGGTCTACAACAGGGAAGAGTCCTTCTTCGGCCACGTCCACCGGCATCCCGCGCGCATGTACTACGAGCACGGGGCCCGCCGCGACGGCACCCTCGTCTATGTCAGGGCGAAGATCTATCTCGACGGAGGGGCCTACGCCTCCTCGACGCCCGCCGTCGTCGCCAACGCGGCGACTCTCGGCGTCGGACCCTACGAGGTGCCCAACGTGCGGGTGGAGTGCTGGGGTGCCTACACCAACAACCCTCCGTGCGGAGCCATGCGCGGTTTCGGCGCCGTACAGGCCGCTTTCGGCTACGAGTCGCAAATGGACAGACTCGCCGAAGCCTGCGGCCTCGACCCCGTCGAGATCAGGTTGCGCAACGCGATGCGCGAGGGCTCCACGATGCCGACGGGTCAGATCGTCGACTCGGCCGCACCGGTGGCGACGCTGTTGCGCGGCGTCGCGGACCTGCCGCTTCCCTCGTCCCCCGGCGGGCTCGATTTACGCCGCCTTCCTGGCGGAGTGTCCAACACGACGCACGGCGAGGGCGTCGTCAGGGGTGTCGGCTATGCCGTCGGCATCAAGAACATCTGTTTCTCGGAGGGATTCGACGACTACTCGACGGCGAGGGTGCGGTTGCGGCTCGTCGGCGGCGAACCCGCTGCCACCGTGTACACGGCTGCGTGCGAGGTCGGGCAAGGGCTGATCACGGTGCTCCAGCAGATCGTGCGCACCGAACTCGGAATCGAGCGGGTCACCGTCGAGCCGGCGGACACCTCGACCGGCAACGCGGGCTCGACGTCGGCGTCACGGCAGACCTATGTCACCGGTGGCGCGGTCAGGGCGGCGGCGCTGGCGGTGCGCTCGGCGCTGTTCGCCGACGTGGCGAGCCGGTCGGGAACGCAACGGTCGGAGCTGAGTCTTTCCGGAGGCAAGATACTGTCCACGATGGACGGTGTCGTCGGTGAGCTGGCCGACGTGCTCGGCGACCGGGACTACGACGAGACCGTGGAATGGCGGCACCGGCCCACCGAGACGCTCGACCCCGAGACCGGCCGGGGCAACGCCCACGTGCAGTACGGTTTCGCCGCGCACAGGGCCGTCGTCGACGTCGATGTGGAACTCGGTCTCGTCAAGGTCGTCGCGCTCGACTGCGCGCAGGACGTCGGAAGGGCCATGAACCCGCAGGCTGTCGCAGGGCAGATTCACGGCGGCTCGGCGCAGGGACTGGGACTCGCGCTCATGGAGGAGATCCAGATCGAGGGCGGAGTCATCCGCAATCCGTCCTTCACCGACTACCTCATTCCCACCGTGCTCGACATGCCGCCGATGAACGTCGAAGTGCTCGAACTCGCCGACCCGCACGCGCCCTACGGACTGAGGGGAGTCGGCGAACCGCCGACGATCTCCTCGACACCGGCCATCGTCGCCGCGATCAGGCAGGCGACGGGAAAGGCGCTCACCAGGGTGCCGGTCCGTCCTGAACACATCGCCGGGATCTGA
- a CDS encoding NCS2 family permease: protein MVQPRTDRVQQPGEPTSVDRFFRISHRGSTVGREVRGGLTTFVAMCYIVLLNPLILSASTDITGLRLTTEQVTTATALAAAVTTVLMGLIGNAPLAVAAGLGVNGIVAFQLAPAMTWGQAFGLVVLEGLCIVALAISGVRERIINAIPSALKTGITVGIGLYIALVGLVSAGFVTRTPDKADSTVPVRMGVDGHLTGWPIVVFCLGLLLMVILVAKAVPGAVLISIGAATLLAVVLNSVFDISGWGLVEPAVPTQVVASPDFSLFGQIDLFGGFVSAGAMTATVFLFTLVLSGFFDAMGTITSVAQEAGIMREGKVEGMGRILFVDGLGAVAGGVSGSSPNTVFLESAAGVGEGARTGLASVVTGGLFAATLFLTPIAAIVPAQAAAPALVVIGGMMMAQCRRIPWQDADVVLPVFLIAALIPFTYSITNGIGAGLIAYVVIKLSKGKASEVGWLLGGLAVVFAAYFGVEAVKLVVT from the coding sequence GTGGTGCAACCGCGCACGGACCGCGTACAGCAACCGGGGGAGCCCACCTCCGTCGACAGGTTCTTCCGCATCAGCCATCGCGGCAGCACGGTGGGGAGGGAGGTACGCGGCGGGCTGACGACGTTCGTCGCGATGTGCTACATCGTGCTGCTCAATCCGTTGATCCTCAGCGCTTCCACCGACATCACGGGCCTGCGGCTGACGACGGAACAGGTCACGACGGCGACGGCGCTGGCCGCGGCCGTCACCACCGTCCTCATGGGACTCATCGGCAACGCGCCGCTCGCCGTCGCGGCGGGGCTGGGGGTCAACGGCATCGTCGCCTTCCAGCTCGCTCCCGCCATGACCTGGGGGCAGGCGTTCGGGCTCGTCGTACTCGAAGGACTGTGCATCGTCGCGCTGGCGATCTCGGGCGTGCGCGAGCGCATCATCAACGCCATTCCCTCGGCGCTCAAAACCGGAATCACCGTCGGCATCGGGCTCTACATCGCGCTGGTGGGGCTGGTCAGCGCCGGGTTCGTCACCAGGACTCCCGACAAGGCGGACTCGACCGTTCCGGTGCGGATGGGCGTCGACGGTCACCTCACCGGCTGGCCGATCGTGGTGTTCTGTCTCGGGCTGCTGCTCATGGTGATCCTGGTGGCCAAGGCCGTTCCCGGCGCGGTGCTGATCTCCATCGGCGCGGCGACGTTGCTGGCCGTCGTGCTCAACAGCGTGTTCGACATCAGCGGCTGGGGTCTCGTCGAGCCGGCCGTGCCGACCCAGGTCGTGGCGAGCCCCGACTTCAGCCTGTTCGGCCAGATCGACCTGTTCGGTGGATTCGTCTCGGCAGGGGCGATGACGGCGACGGTGTTCCTGTTCACGCTCGTGCTGTCCGGGTTCTTCGACGCGATGGGAACCATCACGAGCGTCGCGCAGGAAGCCGGGATCATGCGGGAAGGCAAGGTCGAGGGGATGGGCCGCATCCTGTTCGTCGACGGGCTCGGCGCGGTCGCGGGCGGGGTGAGCGGCTCGTCGCCGAACACGGTGTTCCTCGAATCGGCGGCGGGAGTCGGCGAGGGGGCGCGGACGGGGCTGGCCAGTGTGGTCACCGGAGGGTTGTTCGCGGCGACCCTGTTCCTGACGCCGATCGCCGCGATCGTGCCGGCGCAGGCGGCGGCGCCCGCGCTGGTGGTGATCGGCGGCATGATGATGGCCCAGTGCAGGCGGATACCGTGGCAGGACGCCGATGTCGTGCTGCCGGTGTTCCTGATCGCCGCGCTCATCCCGTTCACGTACTCGATCACCAACGGCATCGGGGCTGGGCTCATCGCCTACGTGGTCATCAAGCTGAGCAAGGGAAAGGCGAGCGAGGTCGGCTGGCTGCTAGGCGGGCTGGCCGTCGTGTTCGCGGCCTATTTCGGGGTCGAGGCCGTCAAGCTGGTGGTCACCTGA
- the gcl gene encoding glyoxylate carboligase, translated as MAKVPAMKAVVDVLVSEGVDTAFGCPGAAILPLYSALRGSGIEHLVVRHEEGATHMADGWARTTGNVGVAIGTSGPAGTNMITGLYTAQADSIPILCITGQAVSTKLHQEAFQAVDIVEIAKPVTKWAVQVKEAAQAPWIFREAFRIARSGRPGPVLIDLPLDVQKQLIEWDADIDARLPVAVPQPAPARVERALDLLLSARRPLILAGGGVTLGNAGESLLNVAETLGVPVGVTLMGKGVFPEDHRLFAGMAGIQTSQRWANAAFLESDLVLAVGARFGDRHTGDLSVYRGDRRFIHVDIEPTQIGRVFGPDLGVVSDSAAFLDALGAAAARRQVVRPVEWVERIGELRATLDRTEDFDAVPIKAPRVFKEINEFYGEDTYFVTAIGLYQIWSGQFQRAHKPRHYQVCGQAGPLGWEIPAAIGVKKAKPGAEVVGVVGDYSFQFLVEELAVAAQYDVPFVLVMLNNTYLGLIRQAELGYDMNFEVDLHYDEHGTDNVKIMEAYGCSGTRVTEPDGIRGALEWARKEADRTSRPVLVEVMIEREANAAMGTALDNVAEFEPVP; from the coding sequence ATGGCAAAGGTTCCTGCGATGAAGGCCGTCGTCGACGTACTCGTCTCCGAGGGAGTCGACACCGCGTTCGGCTGCCCTGGCGCCGCGATTCTGCCGCTCTACTCGGCGTTGCGAGGAAGCGGAATCGAACACCTCGTCGTGCGGCACGAGGAGGGCGCGACCCACATGGCCGACGGATGGGCCCGCACGACGGGCAACGTCGGCGTCGCCATCGGGACGTCAGGTCCGGCCGGAACCAACATGATCACCGGCCTCTACACCGCGCAGGCCGACTCGATCCCCATCCTGTGCATCACGGGCCAAGCCGTGTCGACAAAGCTCCATCAGGAGGCGTTTCAGGCCGTCGACATCGTCGAGATCGCCAAGCCCGTCACCAAGTGGGCGGTGCAGGTCAAGGAAGCCGCGCAGGCACCGTGGATCTTCCGTGAAGCGTTCCGGATCGCGCGCAGCGGACGGCCCGGGCCCGTGCTCATCGACCTGCCGCTCGACGTGCAGAAGCAGCTCATCGAGTGGGACGCCGACATCGACGCCAGGCTCCCGGTCGCCGTGCCACAGCCCGCGCCGGCGAGAGTGGAGCGGGCGCTCGACCTGCTGCTGTCCGCGCGGCGCCCGCTGATCCTCGCCGGGGGAGGCGTCACGCTCGGCAACGCGGGCGAGTCGCTGCTGAACGTCGCCGAAACCCTCGGCGTGCCGGTCGGGGTGACGCTCATGGGCAAGGGGGTCTTCCCGGAAGACCACCGGCTTTTCGCGGGCATGGCCGGTATCCAGACCTCACAACGCTGGGCCAACGCGGCGTTCCTCGAATCGGATCTGGTGCTCGCCGTCGGTGCCAGGTTCGGTGACCGGCACACCGGCGACCTTTCGGTCTACCGCGGCGATCGCAGGTTCATCCACGTCGACATCGAGCCCACCCAGATCGGGAGGGTGTTCGGGCCCGACCTCGGTGTGGTGTCCGACAGTGCGGCATTCCTCGACGCGCTCGGCGCCGCCGCCGCGCGAAGGCAGGTGGTGAGGCCGGTGGAATGGGTCGAGCGCATCGGCGAACTGCGCGCGACGCTGGACCGCACCGAGGACTTCGACGCCGTACCCATCAAGGCGCCGAGGGTGTTCAAGGAGATCAACGAATTCTACGGCGAGGACACCTACTTCGTGACCGCGATCGGGCTCTACCAGATCTGGTCGGGTCAGTTCCAGCGCGCGCACAAGCCACGGCACTACCAGGTCTGTGGCCAGGCCGGGCCGCTCGGCTGGGAGATTCCCGCCGCGATCGGGGTCAAGAAGGCGAAGCCGGGCGCCGAGGTCGTCGGCGTCGTCGGTGACTACTCGTTCCAGTTCCTCGTCGAGGAACTGGCGGTGGCGGCCCAGTACGACGTGCCGTTCGTGCTCGTCATGCTGAACAACACGTACCTGGGGCTGATCAGACAGGCCGAACTGGGCTATGACATGAACTTCGAGGTCGACCTGCACTACGACGAGCACGGCACCGACAACGTCAAGATCATGGAGGCGTACGGCTGTTCGGGAACCAGGGTCACCGAACCCGACGGCATCAGGGGCGCGCTGGAGTGGGCGAGGAAGGAAGCCGACCGCACCAGTCGTCCCGTGCTGGTCGAGGTGATGATCGAGCGGGAGGCCAACGCCGCCATGGGAACCGCGCTGGACAACGTGGCCGAGTTCGAGCCGGTCCCCTGA
- a CDS encoding 2-hydroxy-3-oxopropionate reductase has product MTSTIGFIGLGIMGSPMAGHLAAAGHRVTGYDVASEALDTLVADGGIAASSVAEAVEGADVVITMLPDHPQVEQVVLGEGGVLATARKEALLIDMSTIRPETSIELAAAAKHKGVRVIDAPVSGGQTGAREAALSIMVGGDDADVAAAMPVLRLMGTTVVHVGPHGAGQVVKAANQLVVGGIYALVGEAIVLMEQSGVDAATGLDVLAGGLAANRILDLKRATMVARQFAPGFRIDLHHKDMGIATAAARQAGVSLPMTGLVAQLVASAKAMGHGSLDHSALLKVTEQLSGVD; this is encoded by the coding sequence ATGACGAGCACCATCGGATTCATCGGCCTCGGCATCATGGGATCGCCGATGGCGGGCCATCTCGCCGCCGCGGGACATCGGGTCACCGGCTACGACGTCGCCTCGGAGGCACTGGACACGCTCGTCGCGGACGGCGGAATCGCGGCCTCGTCCGTCGCCGAGGCGGTCGAGGGCGCCGACGTCGTCATCACGATGCTTCCCGACCATCCGCAGGTCGAGCAGGTCGTACTCGGCGAAGGCGGAGTGCTGGCGACCGCGCGGAAGGAAGCACTGCTCATCGACATGAGCACCATCCGGCCGGAGACCTCGATCGAGCTTGCCGCAGCCGCCAAGCACAAGGGTGTCCGGGTGATCGACGCTCCCGTCTCGGGAGGACAAACCGGAGCGCGTGAGGCCGCACTGTCCATCATGGTCGGAGGCGACGACGCGGACGTCGCGGCGGCCATGCCGGTGTTGCGGCTCATGGGAACCACCGTCGTGCACGTCGGCCCGCACGGAGCCGGACAGGTCGTCAAGGCGGCCAACCAGCTCGTCGTCGGCGGTATCTACGCCCTGGTCGGCGAGGCGATCGTCCTGATGGAACAGTCCGGAGTGGACGCGGCGACCGGACTCGACGTGCTGGCCGGAGGTCTCGCCGCCAACCGCATCCTCGACCTCAAACGCGCCACCATGGTGGCGCGGCAATTCGCTCCGGGATTCCGGATCGACCTGCACCACAAGGACATGGGCATCGCGACCGCCGCCGCCCGGCAAGCCGGTGTCTCACTACCCATGACGGGACTCGTGGCCCAGCTCGTCGCGTCGGCGAAGGCAATGGGTCACGGCTCGCTCGATCACTCGGCACTTCTCAAGGTCACCGAACAATTATCCGGTGTGGACTGA
- a CDS encoding hydroxypyruvate isomerase family protein yields the protein MAEHTLRYDINLSMLFTELPLPKRPEAARAAGFTAVEFWWPFTEAVPSDAEVGAFVTAVDDAGVALAGLNFFAGDMPGGDRGLVSWPGRESELADSADVAIDIARRLGCRTFNALYGNRIDGLDPAAQDETALANLDLLAGKAAAIGAKLVLEPLSGADRYPLRTAADALAVMDKLGRPELTLLADLYHLATNGDDLAAVIAEHTARIGHVQFADVPGRHEPGSGELDIDGYLGALQEAGYTGYAGLEYQPTTGSEASLSWLPRARRAAV from the coding sequence ATGGCGGAACACACCCTGCGCTACGACATCAACCTGTCCATGCTGTTCACCGAGCTGCCGTTGCCGAAGCGGCCGGAAGCGGCGCGAGCGGCCGGCTTCACGGCCGTCGAATTCTGGTGGCCGTTCACCGAAGCCGTCCCCTCCGATGCCGAGGTCGGCGCCTTCGTCACCGCGGTCGACGACGCCGGAGTCGCGCTCGCCGGGCTCAACTTCTTCGCGGGCGACATGCCTGGCGGAGACCGGGGGCTCGTGTCGTGGCCGGGCAGGGAGAGCGAACTCGCCGACAGCGCCGATGTCGCGATCGACATCGCGCGGCGGCTCGGCTGCCGCACCTTCAACGCCCTGTACGGCAACCGGATCGACGGCCTCGACCCCGCCGCGCAGGACGAGACGGCGCTGGCCAACCTCGACCTGCTCGCGGGCAAGGCCGCCGCCATCGGCGCCAAGCTCGTGCTCGAACCGCTTTCCGGCGCCGACCGCTACCCACTGCGCACGGCGGCCGACGCGCTCGCCGTGATGGACAAGCTCGGCAGGCCCGAGCTCACCCTGCTCGCCGACCTCTATCACCTCGCCACCAACGGCGACGACCTCGCCGCCGTCATCGCCGAGCACACGGCGAGGATCGGGCACGTGCAGTTCGCCGACGTACCAGGGCGGCACGAACCCGGCTCGGGCGAACTCGACATCGACGGATATCTCGGCGCGTTGCAGGAAGCCGGTTACACCGGCTACGCGGGACTGGAATACCAGCCGACCACCGGCAGCGAGGCTTCGCTTTCCTGGCTGCCGCGCGCAAGGAGGGCAGCCGTATGA
- a CDS encoding helix-turn-helix domain-containing protein: MELEAEFTSEPFRGEGEPPPHAALAKEAARNAGLTIDFGPLGTSARGDADALLAALPSIARAAIEGGASRLTLRIAPVGERERGEQGERGEKGTAPDVLDRIVRDVETELGGPLGELDREGKQRAVRLLEERGAFQLRKAVATVAEALGVTRFTVYNYLNRE, from the coding sequence GTGGAGCTGGAAGCGGAGTTCACGAGCGAGCCGTTTCGCGGTGAGGGCGAGCCGCCCCCGCATGCCGCGCTGGCAAAGGAGGCCGCGCGGAACGCGGGCCTGACCATCGACTTCGGGCCGCTGGGTACCTCGGCACGCGGGGACGCCGACGCGCTGCTCGCCGCGCTGCCCTCGATCGCGAGAGCGGCCATTGAAGGAGGGGCGAGCAGGCTGACCCTGCGCATCGCGCCGGTCGGCGAACGTGAGCGGGGCGAGCAGGGTGAGCGGGGCGAGAAGGGCACGGCGCCCGATGTCCTCGACCGCATCGTGCGGGACGTCGAGACCGAACTCGGCGGCCCGCTCGGCGAACTGGACCGCGAAGGAAAGCAAAGGGCGGTGCGGCTGCTGGAGGAACGCGGAGCCTTCCAGCTCAGAAAGGCCGTCGCCACCGTGGCCGAAGCCCTCGGCGTCACCAGGTTCACCGTCTACAACTACCTGAATCGCGAATAG
- the uraD gene encoding 2-oxo-4-hydroxy-4-carboxy-5-ureidoimidazoline decarboxylase, giving the protein MTELSMAEFNSADSRELRETLTGCLAVPRWAERVLAGRPYPDKAALLAAADLVLQPDEIHAAMAAHPRIGEKPASGAANTEQSGVDESDAKLFREANIEYENRFGHVFLVRASGRGGSELLALLRARMANDPETELAVAGEELIKIALLRLEKAVAG; this is encoded by the coding sequence ATGACCGAACTCAGCATGGCCGAGTTCAACTCCGCCGATTCCCGTGAGCTTCGCGAGACATTGACCGGATGCCTCGCCGTGCCACGCTGGGCGGAGCGGGTTCTCGCGGGACGGCCCTACCCGGACAAGGCAGCGCTGCTGGCGGCTGCTGACCTTGTACTCCAACCGGACGAAATTCATGCCGCGATGGCCGCGCATCCCCGCATCGGGGAGAAACCGGCAAGCGGAGCGGCGAACACCGAACAGTCCGGTGTGGACGAATCGGACGCGAAGCTGTTCCGGGAGGCCAACATCGAGTACGAGAACCGGTTCGGACATGTTTTCCTGGTCCGCGCGAGCGGGCGTGGCGGCTCCGAACTGCTGGCGTTGCTGCGAGCGAGAATGGCCAACGATCCCGAAACCGAACTCGCCGTCGCGGGTGAGGAACTGATCAAGATCGCCCTGCTGCGACTGGAAAAGGCGGTAGCCGGATGA